In Cicer arietinum cultivar CDC Frontier isolate Library 1 chromosome 7, Cicar.CDCFrontier_v2.0, whole genome shotgun sequence, a single window of DNA contains:
- the LOC101509667 gene encoding phosphoglycerate mutase-like protein 4 isoform X2, producing the protein MLSVESSKQGQLDVELNETGRQQAAAVGDRLSKESKLSVIYSSDLQRASETAQIIASRCGGVEVVKDADLRERHLGDLQGLVYHEMAKTNPNAYKAFVSKNEDMEIPGGGESLVQLFDRSTSALLRIGMKHIGERVVVVTHGGFIRSLYKRACPNGRPAGKVLNTSVSVFHLHVEDKWVLKMWGDVSHLSQTGFLQSGFGGDRTSG; encoded by the exons ATGCTATCAGTAGAATCCAG TAAACAGGGACAGCTGGATGTTGAATTAAATGAAACTGGAAGACAGCAGGCAGCTGCA GTGGGTGATAGACTCTCTAAGGAATCTAAGCTCTCTGTTATATATTCTTCGGACCTTCAACGAGCTTCTGAAACAGCACAGATAATTGCATCCAGATGTGGAGGGGTGGAG GTTGTCAAGGATGCTGACCTACGGGAAAGACACCTCGGGGATCTTCAAGGCCTTGTTTATCATGAAATGGCAAAAACTAATCCCAATGCTTATAAGGCTTTTGTGTCTAAGAACGAAGATATGGAAATACCA GGTGGTGGCGAAAGTCTTGTTCAACTTTTTGATCGCTCCACATCTGCATTGCTTAGAATTGGCATGAAACATATAG GGGAGAGAGTAGTCGTTGTTACTCATGGAGGATTCATCAGATCACTTTACAAGCGCGCCTGCCCAAACGGAAGACCTGCAGGGAAGGTACTCAACACATCCGTCAGTGTTTTTCACTTACATGTTGAGGATAAATGGGTCTTAAAAATGTGGGGTGATGTTAGCCATTTGAGCCAAACTGGATTTCTACAGTCTGGTTTTGGGGGTGATAGAACTTCTGGTTAG
- the LOC101509667 gene encoding phosphoglycerate mutase-like protein 4 isoform X1 has product MAEFSTNDSTNFSYPRSDYVEIVVVRHGETAWNAISRIQGQLDVELNETGRQQAAAVGDRLSKESKLSVIYSSDLQRASETAQIIASRCGGVEVVKDADLRERHLGDLQGLVYHEMAKTNPNAYKAFVSKNEDMEIPGGGESLVQLFDRSTSALLRIGMKHIGERVVVVTHGGFIRSLYKRACPNGRPAGKVLNTSVSVFHLHVEDKWVLKMWGDVSHLSQTGFLQSGFGGDRTSG; this is encoded by the exons ATGGCCGAGTTTTCCACCAACGATTCCACCAATTTCAG TTATCCTCGTTCAGATTACGTTGAGATTGTTGTCGTGCGTCACGGTGAAACAGCTTGGAATGCTATCAGTAGAATCCAG GGACAGCTGGATGTTGAATTAAATGAAACTGGAAGACAGCAGGCAGCTGCA GTGGGTGATAGACTCTCTAAGGAATCTAAGCTCTCTGTTATATATTCTTCGGACCTTCAACGAGCTTCTGAAACAGCACAGATAATTGCATCCAGATGTGGAGGGGTGGAG GTTGTCAAGGATGCTGACCTACGGGAAAGACACCTCGGGGATCTTCAAGGCCTTGTTTATCATGAAATGGCAAAAACTAATCCCAATGCTTATAAGGCTTTTGTGTCTAAGAACGAAGATATGGAAATACCA GGTGGTGGCGAAAGTCTTGTTCAACTTTTTGATCGCTCCACATCTGCATTGCTTAGAATTGGCATGAAACATATAG GGGAGAGAGTAGTCGTTGTTACTCATGGAGGATTCATCAGATCACTTTACAAGCGCGCCTGCCCAAACGGAAGACCTGCAGGGAAGGTACTCAACACATCCGTCAGTGTTTTTCACTTACATGTTGAGGATAAATGGGTCTTAAAAATGTGGGGTGATGTTAGCCATTTGAGCCAAACTGGATTTCTACAGTCTGGTTTTGGGGGTGATAGAACTTCTGGTTAG